In the Sus scrofa isolate TJ Tabasco breed Duroc chromosome 6, Sscrofa11.1, whole genome shotgun sequence genome, one interval contains:
- the RRAD gene encoding GTP-binding protein RAD: MTLNGGGSGAGGSRGGGRERERRRGSTPWGPAPPLHRRSMPVDERDLQAALAPGALATAEAGTAAQGPRLDWPEGSSDSLSSGGSDSDESVYKVLLLGAPGVGKSALARIFGGVEDGPEAEAAGHTYDRSIMVDGEEASLMVYDIWEQDGGHWLPGHCMAMGDAYVIVYSVTDKDSFEKASELRVQLRRARQTDDVPIILVGNKSDLVRSREVSLDEGRACAVVFDCKFIETSAALHHNVQALFEGVVRQIRLRRDSKEANARRQAGTRRRESLGKKAKRFLGRIVARNSRKMALRAKSKSCHDLSVL, translated from the exons ATGACTCTGAATGGCGGCGGCAGCGGAGCCGGCGGGAGCCGCGGCGGGGGCCGGGAGCGCGAGCGCCGTCGGGGCAGCACACCCTGGGGCCCGGCGCCCCCGCTGCACCGCCGAAGCATGCCGGTGGACGAGCGCGACCTGCAGGCGGCGCTGGCTCCGGGCGCTCTGGCAACGGCCGAGGCCGGGACCGCGGCCCAGGGTCCGAGGCTGGACTGGCCCGAGGGCTCCTCTGACTCGCTCAGCTCCGGAGGCAGCGATTCAGACGAGAGCGTTTACAAAGTGCTGCTGCTGGGGGCCCCTGGTGTCGGCAAGAGCGCTCTGGCGCGCATCTTCGGTGGAGTAGAGGATGGGCCTGAGGCGGAGGCTGCAG GGCACACGTATGATCGCTCCATCATGGTGGACGGAGAAGAGGCATCGCTCATGGTCTATGACATCTGGGAGCAG GATGGGGGCCACTGGCTACCTGGCCACTGCATGGCCATGGGAGATGCATATGTCATCGTGTACTCAGTGACAGACAAGGACAGCTTTGAGAAGGCCTCAGAGCTGCGGGTCCAGTTGCGGCGGGCTCGACAGACAGACGACGTGCCCATCATCCTAGTGGGCAACAAGAGTGACCTGGTGCGCTCTCGTGAGGTCTCCTTGGATG AGGGCCGGGCCTGCGCCGTGGTCTTCGACTGCAAGTTTATCGAGACCTCGGCTGCGTTGCACCACAATGTCCAGGCACTGTTCGAGGGTGTCGTGCGTCAGATACGCCTGCGCAGGGACAGCAAAGAGGCCAACGCACGTCGGCAAGCGGGTACCCGGCGGCGAGAGAGCCTCGGCAAGAAGGCGAAGCGCTTTCTGGGTCGCATCGTCGCAAGAAATAGCCGCAAGATGGCCTTGCGTGCCAAGTCTAAATCCTGCCACGACCTCTCTGTGCTCTAG
- the FAM96B gene encoding mitotic spindle-associated MMXD complex subunit MIP18, with translation MVGGGGGGVGGGLLENANPLIYERSGERPVTAGEEDEQVPDSIDAREIFDLIRSINDPEHPLTLEELNVVEQVRVQVSDPESTVAVAFTPTIPHCSMATLIGLSIKVKLLRSLPQRFKMDVHITPGTHASEHAVNKQLADKERVAAALENTHLLEVVNQCLSARS, from the exons ATGGTGGGCGGCGGCGGAGGTGGCGTTGGGGGCGGCCTTCTGGAGAACGCGAACCCCCTCATTTACGAGCGCTCTGGGGAGCGGCCAGTGACCGCGGGCGAGGAAGACGAGCAAGTTCCAGACAGCATCGATGCGCGCGAGATCTTCG ATCTGATTCGCTCCATCAATGACCCGGAGCATCCACTGACGCTGGAAGAATTGAACGTAGTAGAGCAAGTCCGGGTTCAG GTAAGCGACCCTGAGAgcacagtggctgtggctttcACACCCACCATTCCGCATTGCAGTATGGCCACCCTTATTGGCCTGTCCATCAAAGTCAAGCTTCTGCGATCCCTTCCTCAGCGTTTTAAG ATGGACGTGCACATTACGCCAGGGACCCATGCCTCTGAGCATGCAG TGAACAAGCAGCTCGCAGATAAAGAGCGGGTGGCAGCTGCCCTAGAGAACACCCACCTGCTGGAGGTTGTGAACCAGTGTCTGTCAGCTCGCTCCTGA